The following proteins come from a genomic window of Bactrocera dorsalis isolate Fly_Bdor chromosome 6, ASM2337382v1, whole genome shotgun sequence:
- the LOC125779193 gene encoding uncharacterized protein DDB_G0279979-like has product MFVDEIATTTESEHDNVFYTLPNDIEIATPVASKRAQNINDNKAVEFAEKMRKSAPKTAISKLSALQSERNELQMQRLELEKEKHRDYMEREEKRINIEKEKFVLEKERHEKMFELEKEKLAIEKENNKDKLKILTMELEMKERLARYELEVKYKQ; this is encoded by the coding sequence ATGTTCGTTGACGAAATTGCGACAACGACTGAAAGCGAACATGATAATGTATTTTATACGTTGCCGAATGATATCGAAATTGCAACACCAGTTGCTTCTAAACGAGCTCAAAATATAAATGACAACAAGGCAGTAGAATTCGCTGAAAAGATGAGGAAATCGGCACCGAAAACAGCAATTAGCAAATTATCTGCACTACAATCGGAAAGAAATGAGCTACAAATGCAACGCTTAGAATTAGAAAAGGAGAAACACAGAGACTACATGGAAAGGGAGGAAAAACGGATAAATATAGAAAAGGAAAAGTTTGTTTTGGAAAAAGAAAGACACGAGAAGATGTTTGAGctggaaaaagaaaaattagccATAGAAAAAGAGAACAATAaggataaattaaaaattttgactatGGAGCTGGAGATGAAGGAGCGGCTAGCACGTTATGAGTTAGAAGTAAAATACAAACAGTAA